AACTGGACGCTCAATGATCTTCGCGACTGCTACATCGCCGATATGGTCAGCCATCAGGACCACCGGCAGATCGCCTCGAGCACCAATGCGACGTACGAAGCGGTGAACGATGAGCTGGAGCAGTTGCTTGCCGATATGGACCCGCCGGTCACGGTGAGGATCAAGCCGTCCTATGTTGACGAGGGGACCCGGCTGCTGCCGCTGCCCGCCCGTGTCGTCGCGCCCCAGAACACCCGGATCCACGCATTGAACCGCCAGCACAACCTGTACACGGCCCACCAGATGTTCGCGTTCGAGCGCGACATGGAGAAGATCTACAAATACAATCCGGCCCATCCCATGAGCTACCTGCGGTCGGCCACGCCGGCCGACGCCTTCCCGTGGGAGTACCTCGATTCCGACCAGGGTCGGCGGTAGGGGACGCCGGGGCCGCGCCAGCGCGGCCGGGCGGGTGCTCCGGACTCTTCGCATCAGGAGAGGGGCCGGAGCAGCGGATGCTTGCTCAGGCCTGTGACCAGGGTCTTCAGCTCGTCATGGAGGGCAGGGGCCTTGAGCAGCGCGCCGCCGGTTCCCTGGCCTGCACTGAGCAGAGGATTCAACGGCTCCAGGTGGTAGCCCATCGCGCTGGATGATGGGCCGGGCTTCCTGGGCGGCGCTCAGGTGGCCCGCGAGTCGATGCCTCCCTCGACCATGCGTTTCACGGTGAGGTACAGGGCCTCGGGTGAGCCGTCATTCCTCAAGACGGCGTCGAAAGAACTTCGGTCGAGCCCCAGGAGCTCCATCTCCGTGGCGTGACGCGACAATGCACCTGGAGCGCCCGCGCCGGGCCGTTCAATCAACCAGATGGTGGCCCCCAGCTCCCGCGCAGCCCGCCATTCCGCCTGGGTCCGCAAGTCCGTGCAGACGACGCGTCCTCCCGCGCGACGGATGGCTTCGACCCGCATCCGGAAGGGCCGCAGCCAGACCTCGGGATCCAGCTCCAGGCAGGCCTGGCCGAATCGCTGGTAGAGTTCCCTGGGCGCGCGGCCGAACCGTGGGTCCACCTCATTGCGGCGCTCACCCCAGAGCTGGGCGGGATCGAGCTGAAGCAAGCCCATCAACGCCGCCTTGATGGGGTCCGCGAGCGCGACCCGCTCGAAGCCATACTGTTTCGCCAGGAAGCCGCCCAGTGTGTCCTTGCCCGCACCGGAGACTCCCGCGAGACATACAAGACTGGAGGCCGAGTTCATGACTCACCTCCGAACGCGTAGTGGCCGTCGCGACCGATGAAGCGCTCCATGGAGAACTGGACCTGGGACCATGCCGCATCCAGGCCGCACTGGAGGATGGGGGCGCTGTAGCGATGACCTTCCTGGACGTTGTCGAAGAACCGGCCTGCCGGGTCGATCATCGCGTAGCTGCCGCGCATGTCTTCGTTGTCTTCAGGCACCAGGATGATGCCGTCGCGCTCCAGACAGCGATGGCGGTCGACGAAGGCTTCGAAGTCCTCCCGAGAGCAGTGCAGGGCTTCTACCTTGCCGGTGTTCTGTCCCTCGACGCTGAGGACGCGCAACAGCTTCCAACGTTCGGGCCGCAACTCCTGGAGGAACGCCGTCTGGTCCTCACCCGCGTTCAGGTTCGTGACGACCGTGTTCACCTTGAGGCGCATGCCCGCCGCGCGGATCCGCTCCGCGAGGGACAGGTAGTGCTCGACCGGCAGCGCCTTGCCCTGGACGGCCCGCCCCAGTGCGGCATGCGTCTGCGGCGATACGCTGTCGATGCTGAGCGTCACCCAATCCATCACGCCGCGAAGGCGTGCGAGGGTGTCCGCATCTAGCCGGCTGCCATTGGTCACCAACATCGTGGTGGCCCCCTTTGCCTTGGCGGCTGCCACGAGGTCCGGCAACCACGAGCAGAGCAGGGGCTCGCCTCCCGCGAAGGTGATCTTCTGGAAGCGGAGCGCCAACAGCTCCACGAGCCTCAGCGCCTCCTGCTTGGGAAGGTGCCCCTTGGGGAGCACGTCCTTGCGGACATCCTGGAAGGTGGCGAAGCAGAACCGGCAACGCATGTTGCACGGCTCCCACAGGTGGAAGTTGACCGAGGGCGGCATCACCTGGGCGGTGGCCGGGAACGGCGTGGCGGACAGCGAGTGCATGAAGCCTCCAGAAACCGCCCGTGTCAGGCAGGCAGTCTGGTGCTCCACTCCCTTCAGCGAATTAAGTGTGACCGAGAATCGTAAGTCACTGACATTGCTGGAGAAAAATGGTCCGTAATTGATCCCGGGCTCGCTGGGTCCGCTTGCGGACGGCGTCGGGAAAGATCCCGAGCCGGGCGCCAATCTCGTCGTCGGACAGCTCCTCGAAGTAGCGCATCTGGATGATCTCCTGATGCTTCTCGGGGAGCGCACAGATCGCATCGTGGAGGGTCTGGTGAGACTCGAGCTGAATGTACTGGTCGTCAGGCCTGATCGTGCACTGAGGTTCCAGTGACTCGTCGATTGAGCACGAGCGGATCACACGGCCGAACCGCTTCATGGCTCCGTACTGAACCGAGCGGAGGAAGAACTGCTCGAAATCATCGGGAGGGCGCTTCCTCAGGCAGATGTTCAGGAGGATGGAATGAACCAGGTCCTCCGCATCGGAAGTGCCAACCAGCCCCTGTGCGATCCGGCGAGCCTTGGTCATCATCTCCCGTTGCTGAAATTGCTTCTCCAGGCAGGAGCGCGTGTTGAGTGTGACCGTGGAATCAGCGGAGGCCGTGAAGGAGGCCCCTGTGACGCCTTCGTATCCATCCTCTGGCGCTGCGTAGACAGGCGCGGGTCGTGAGGGTTGGGCGGCAAGGAGCGCCTGCCGCGAGCACTCCCAGGACAACGAATCGCAGCGGGCCGGACGCGCGGACGCCACGGTCTGGGCACGGGCCGGGAGGGCCTCGGCGAGAGAGTCCACGCTGGGAATCAGCCCCGTGGCCGCGAGCGCCGCCAGGGTCAAGCCCCCGGCTCCAAAGGGCGAGGCCTGGGCGATTCGCCATGAGAGCCGGAGCATCCCTACGCTCATCCGGAACAGCAGCACGCTCACGGTGATGAGGGTCCAGACCGAGAAGGCGATGACGATCGCACCGGACAGCACGGGCAGGGCAAGGCGCTCACCTGCATCGGGGATGGCCCACTTGCACGCCAGGAACAGCAGCAGTCCCACCAGGGCCCAGGGCGAGCGTATGAGGAGGGGCGGCGGGCCCACTCTGCCAGCCAGACGCCGGTATCCGTTCCATCCGGTGATGGCCGCGAAGGCGATCAAGGCCATGCCCAGGAAGATGACCGAGAGTTGAGCCGCACCCTCGAAGATACCTGCCGAGAGCGCCCCCATCCGCTCAAGGAGGACCGCCGCGATCGCGAAGCCCATGAGCCCGGTGGCTCCGATGCCCACGAAGACGCCGGGGATGACGACCTTGATGGAGAGGATTGCGAGTGCCAACGCCACCAAGACCAACTGCCAGCCCGCGGTCCGTCGGGGTGGCGGTCCGGACTCCCCCTGCTGTGCCATGCGGCCTTCCTTCTAGGAACAACAGCCGCATCGTACGGGCTTGTCTGGCGGAGGGGAATGGCCCGTTGTCTCCCAAGGGCATCCCTCATTCAGGGTACGCGGCCTCCACGGCCCCTCCGGTAGTATGCATTTCGTCAACTCAACCCCTTGTAGTTGGATGCCATCCAGGCGGAGGTGCACCTTGCAGGAGATGGTTGTAATCCTTGTCGCTTCGTATCAGCAGAGTGACGTGTGGGTTTCCAGCGGTGAGTACCCCAGCGTGGAGGCCGCCCGGTCAGCCGATGTGTGGGATGGCAGGACCTCCTCCTTCTCCAAGAGCCGCTGGCAGTGCGTGGAAGAGGAGGACAAGGATGGGGGCATTTTCAACGACATGACCAAGCAACGTGAGATGTCCGCGAAGATTTGTCGTTTGGTGTGGAGTGGCCAGTGAGAAGAATCATCGCCATTGCCGTGATTGCCTTCGCAAGCACTGGATGCCCGAGCAAGCTCACGCGAAGGCATTCGCGTGCGATTTCGGAAGGCATTCCGAAAGACATCAATCGTTTCTCCTTGTCGCTCTTCGTGTTGCCTGTCTCTCAGGCCGAGCCAACACAGAAGTCGTTCTTTGACCTCGACGGCCGAGGGCAGGCGGCAGCGATCGAGGTGGCCGGCATCGAGGGGAAGAAGGAACGCCTCGACAACGTCAAGACGCTCGTCGGAATGAGCGTCAAATCGCCGGTGGTTCAGGGAGTCAGCCGGCTGGATCGGCCCAAGGCTCGATTGGTGACAAACCTCATCCATCGGCCGTTTTCCTCCGGAAACTACGATCCGGCGGATCGAATTGTATGGGCGGAGGTTCGCATCAATCTCATGACCGATGCGTACTCAATCATCGGGTATGACAAGGTCGATACCGGCTATGAGACAGTGGACCTGGGAAAGCTCACGCGGACAGCGAACTGGAGCGTGGCTGGAACGGTTGGAACAACCAACGAGGCGGCTGCCACGGTGAGTCCGGTCGAGGGAGCCTCGACTTCAACGAAGACGACTGGTGGGGCATCGGTGACGGCTGGGGCAGGTGAAACGTTTGGCGAAGAGGTGGCACTGCGGCGCCGTTACACCTCCCTTGCGGTGTCGCTTGCCCCGAATGGTCGCTCCATCGGAATTCTCCGCGAGGGCATTTCCGGAATCGATCTGACGGGCAGCACGACGATCGATTTGCAGTTCCGCGCGGCCAAATCTGAATCAACCCAGGTGTTCGCGGTGGAGGTGCCCAAGAAAGCCGACGAACGCATTGGGTTGGCTTCTGGGAAGGCAACCTATGCGCCTTGTAATCAGTTCCTGCTCTCTGGAACCGCAACTGCCGTCGTTCGCCATGTTCATTCCGAAGACGCCAGGACAATCAGTGAGCATGATGACTGGGTGGCGTTTGAGTGGCACTCCGCGCCAGCAAAGGGTGAGCGGGCTGTGTACTCGTTCGAGATGGATCCGGTCGTGCTGTATCGAATCAAGACGCGTGCCAATGACTACATCAAGGTGCGGGAGGGAGGACGCGCCGTGGACCTTGTCATGACTGATGAGGCCGAGGTCTTCAAGATGCGCACATGGCTGGCTGCGGCCTTCAATCAACTCAGCGCGCTTCAAGATCCAATGCGGCCATTTGTCGATGACAGCGACAGTCAGTTGGCGTTCAGCACGGATCCAGGCTTTGTGGTGGAGCGCTGGGTCATGAACGAGAAGCGATGCCCAGCCAATGCCAGCAAGGCAGGTTCGAATTCGCCTCCCGCCGATAAAGCCGCGGCTGACTGAGTTGGAGGAGTTGCTCAGTCCTTCCAGAGGATCTTCCACGGGTGCTTGCGCAGGTCCGTGACCAGGGTCTTCAGTTCGTCGTAGAGGGCAGGGTCCTTGAGCAGCGCGCCCCCGGTTCCCTGGCCGGAGTCGAGCTGTCCGAGGATCCGGTCCGCCTTGGTGGCGATCTGCTCCAACTGGCCCGCTGCCGCCGTGAAGCGCTGGAGGGCCAGCTTCA
The sequence above is a segment of the Corallococcus exiguus genome. Coding sequences within it:
- a CDS encoding viperin family antiviral radical SAM protein; the protein is MHSLSATPFPATAQVMPPSVNFHLWEPCNMRCRFCFATFQDVRKDVLPKGHLPKQEALRLVELLALRFQKITFAGGEPLLCSWLPDLVAAAKAKGATTMLVTNGSRLDADTLARLRGVMDWVTLSIDSVSPQTHAALGRAVQGKALPVEHYLSLAERIRAAGMRLKVNTVVTNLNAGEDQTAFLQELRPERWKLLRVLSVEGQNTGKVEALHCSREDFEAFVDRHRCLERDGIILVPEDNEDMRGSYAMIDPAGRFFDNVQEGHRYSAPILQCGLDAAWSQVQFSMERFIGRDGHYAFGGES
- a CDS encoding deoxynucleotide monophosphate kinase family protein — encoded protein: MNSASSLVCLAGVSGAGKDTLGGFLAKQYGFERVALADPIKAALMGLLQLDPAQLWGERRNEVDPRFGRAPRELYQRFGQACLELDPEVWLRPFRMRVEAIRRAGGRVVCTDLRTQAEWRAARELGATIWLIERPGAGAPGALSRHATEMELLGLDRSSFDAVLRNDGSPEALYLTVKRMVEGGIDSRAT
- a CDS encoding sigma-70 family RNA polymerase sigma factor, which produces MAQQGESGPPPRRTAGWQLVLVALALAILSIKVVIPGVFVGIGATGLMGFAIAAVLLERMGALSAGIFEGAAQLSVIFLGMALIAFAAITGWNGYRRLAGRVGPPPLLIRSPWALVGLLLFLACKWAIPDAGERLALPVLSGAIVIAFSVWTLITVSVLLFRMSVGMLRLSWRIAQASPFGAGGLTLAALAATGLIPSVDSLAEALPARAQTVASARPARCDSLSWECSRQALLAAQPSRPAPVYAAPEDGYEGVTGASFTASADSTVTLNTRSCLEKQFQQREMMTKARRIAQGLVGTSDAEDLVHSILLNICLRKRPPDDFEQFFLRSVQYGAMKRFGRVIRSCSIDESLEPQCTIRPDDQYIQLESHQTLHDAICALPEKHQEIIQMRYFEELSDDEIGARLGIFPDAVRKRTQRARDQLRTIFLQQCQ